In Zingiber officinale cultivar Zhangliang chromosome 1A, Zo_v1.1, whole genome shotgun sequence, the DNA window tttgctgacgtgtcggacatgaaatattacttgggaatcatcgaatacctaaaccaaacaagatttttgttgataaccttggatggataaccaaaatTATCAAGAATAATTCCGAACCAAACGCACTCTTATAGTATTGAATACGGTTGAAACACGCTAGATTGAAACCGTTCCCGCACTCAATGCCTCCATTAATGATATTGGTGATGACACCGTACCCGGGAAGTCTTCCAGCCATTAGATCGTTAGCAGACGGGTTCCATAGCCCAATTATCACATCATGTGCCGAGGGTTTATTATACTGCGGGGTCATCCAGAACCAAATGGCCGTTTTAAAGGAGACCAATGTGTCATTAGCGACCAAGTCTGCGTTGCTGAGGAGGTCCAACCCTAGAGCTTCCCCGGCAGGGCCATAATTGTAATTGCTGCTCAAAGGAGACGTTAATTAcggtttatttatttatattccaAAAGTATGAGTGtgttatttgaaaattataaaaataaggaTGGGAAAATTACTAGCTGAGTTGAATCGGACCACGGCCGTGGTAACTTTGTCCCTTGACGCACGGCCATACATTGCTGTAGACGCAGTAATTAGAAGGgggatatttttcttctttgaagCAATAACCCCAAGCATATGGCTGGCCTGCCCACCAACCTGAGAGCCCATCAAAATGGAGCACGATATTGAtagtagtaaaaaaaaaaaatcacaaaataggaaataattagagATAAAATTATGAAGAAATCGAACAAAAATTTGTTTTCCATTTTAACCAATAGTTATGCTTGGCACCGTGCTACTAACCAGTAGTCTCTTGAGAAGTCTGGGCCAGG includes these proteins:
- the LOC122038134 gene encoding chitinase 2-like, producing the protein MTTSRFLAIVCTVAVLLLGASGEQCGVQNDGALCPNGLCCSAYGWCGNVAAYCCNDCQSQCNCSSPSPPTPTPPSPGGGVADIINATLFEEMLKNRDNDGCPAKGFYTYNSFTGFGTTGYMETRKREIAAFLAQTSQETTGWWAGQPYAWGYCFKEEKYPPSNYCVYSNVWPCVKGQSYHGRGPIQLSYNYNYGPAGEALGLDLLSNADLVANDTLVSFKTAIWFWMTPQYNKPSAHDVIIGLWNPSANDLMAGRLPGYGVITNIINGGIECGNGFNLACFNRIQYYKSAFGSELFLIILVIHPRLSTKILFGLGIR